A single Merismopedia glauca CCAP 1448/3 DNA region contains:
- the asd gene encoding archaetidylserine decarboxylase (Phosphatidylserine decarboxylase is synthesized as a single chain precursor. Generation of the pyruvoyl active site from a Ser is coupled to cleavage of a Gly-Ser bond between the larger (beta) and smaller (alpha chains). It is an integral membrane protein.), whose product MSFRKILYRDRLSGELITEQIFQENILRWLYETYLGYLVWHVFLNRKIFNVIYGKYQDSSYSRHQIYRFVAKYEIDPTELILPLPEYSSFNAFFCRQLKPSVRPFIADDNTFCAPGDGKILVCSKLKYTSKIPVKNQFFSLDSLLGSSINSDIYIGGNVIILRLAPYDYHRFHFPDSGIAESAKYIKGEYHSVNPIALNKVPDIYCRNQRAITQFNSDNFGSIAYIEIGALTVSSIIQTYKPGRVNRGQEKGYFQYGGSTIILLFEPGKILFDSDLLQDSIQGIEVAVLAGSRLGKKIEIEN is encoded by the coding sequence ATGAGCTTTAGGAAAATACTATATCGCGATCGCCTTTCAGGAGAGTTAATTACCGAACAGATTTTTCAGGAAAATATCTTGCGGTGGTTATATGAAACTTATCTTGGTTATCTAGTTTGGCACGTTTTTCTGAATCGGAAAATATTTAATGTAATTTATGGCAAATATCAAGATTCATCTTATAGTCGCCATCAGATTTATCGGTTTGTGGCTAAATACGAAATAGATCCAACAGAACTCATATTACCACTCCCAGAATATTCCAGTTTTAACGCCTTTTTCTGTCGTCAACTCAAGCCATCTGTTAGACCTTTTATTGCCGATGACAATACATTTTGCGCTCCTGGCGATGGCAAGATATTAGTTTGTTCAAAATTAAAATATACTAGCAAAATACCTGTCAAAAATCAATTTTTTTCTCTAGATTCACTGTTAGGCTCATCAATTAATTCAGATATTTATATTGGGGGAAATGTCATCATTTTACGTCTTGCTCCCTACGATTATCATCGCTTTCATTTTCCCGATAGCGGAATAGCCGAATCGGCAAAATACATCAAAGGAGAATATCATTCTGTCAATCCCATTGCTTTGAATAAAGTACCAGATATTTACTGTCGCAATCAAAGAGCTATTACTCAATTCAATTCCGATAACTTTGGCAGTATTGCCTATATTGAAATTGGAGCATTGACGGTTAGTAGTATTATTCAAACATACAAACCAGGAAGAGTAAATAGAGGTCAAGAAAAAGGCTATTTCCAATATGGAGGCTCGACGATAATTCTGCTTTTTGAACCAGGCAAGATTTTATTCGATTCCGATTTATTACAAGATTCAATTCAAGGGATTGAAGTTGCAGTCTTAGCAGGTAGTAGACTCGGAAAAAAAATTGAGATTGAGAACTAA
- the hisS gene encoding histidine--tRNA ligase, translated as MASKTENINYKLPSGFDIELLPGEKRLEQHLIDTIRRVFESYGFTPIETPAVERLEVLQAKGNQGDNIIYSITPLISEDRTEESSSDSRGLKFDQTVPLAAYIARHLNDLTFPFARYQMDMVFRGERAKKGRYRQFRQCDIDVVGRGSLSLLYDAQMPAIIAEIFSAVNIGKFLIRISNRKVLKGMFRSLGVQPEQIKSCVKIVDTLDKVGVEKVKKALAETGISLDKSDRIIEFLQINGSVDEVLGKLTAQGANLDNAEEFSQGIAELQQVIEGVRSLGVSSDCYCIDLSIARGLDYYTGTVYETTLLGYESLGSICSGGRYEELVGTFAGETMPGVGISIGLTRLMRQLLDAGILKPLSSTPAKVMVLNLQNHLMSTYLQVSQLLRASGINVVTEFSQQAIGKQFKRADRLGIPLCIVIGDDEYQAQTCRIKVLASGEQIDVPLDNLVEQIQKLI; from the coding sequence ATGGCGAGTAAAACAGAAAATATTAACTATAAGTTACCTAGCGGTTTTGATATTGAGTTACTTCCTGGCGAAAAACGCTTGGAACAGCACCTAATCGATACTATTCGCCGCGTGTTTGAAAGCTATGGATTCACACCCATTGAAACTCCGGCTGTAGAACGTCTGGAAGTTCTGCAAGCGAAGGGGAATCAGGGAGACAATATTATTTATAGCATTACCCCTTTAATCAGCGAAGATCGAACCGAAGAATCGAGCAGCGATAGCAGAGGGCTAAAATTTGACCAAACAGTGCCTTTAGCAGCTTATATCGCTCGTCACCTCAACGATTTGACATTTCCCTTTGCACGCTACCAAATGGATATGGTTTTTCGGGGAGAAAGGGCAAAAAAAGGGCGCTATCGTCAATTTAGGCAGTGCGATATCGATGTAGTCGGTAGGGGTAGTTTAAGCTTACTATACGATGCTCAAATGCCTGCTATTATTGCCGAGATTTTCTCAGCAGTTAATATAGGTAAATTCTTAATTAGAATTAGCAATCGTAAAGTATTAAAAGGGATGTTTCGATCGCTTGGCGTACAACCAGAGCAAATTAAGTCTTGCGTTAAAATCGTCGATACCCTGGATAAAGTAGGCGTAGAGAAGGTCAAAAAAGCTCTAGCAGAAACAGGAATTTCTTTAGACAAAAGCGATCGCATTATCGAGTTTTTGCAGATAAATGGCTCGGTAGATGAAGTATTAGGCAAATTAACTGCTCAAGGTGCGAATTTAGATAATGCTGAAGAGTTTAGTCAAGGAATCGCAGAATTACAGCAGGTGATAGAGGGGGTGCGATCGCTCGGCGTTTCCTCAGATTGCTATTGTATCGATTTATCTATCGCCCGTGGACTAGATTACTACACGGGGACGGTTTACGAAACAACTTTACTCGGCTACGAGTCTTTAGGTAGCATCTGTTCTGGTGGTAGATACGAAGAATTAGTGGGTACGTTTGCTGGAGAAACCATGCCTGGTGTCGGAATTTCCATCGGTTTAACCCGCTTGATGCGTCAACTTCTAGATGCAGGAATTTTGAAACCTCTATCTAGCACTCCCGCAAAAGTCATGGTACTCAATCTGCAAAACCACTTGATGAGTACTTACTTGCAAGTTTCTCAACTACTACGTGCTTCGGGAATCAACGTTGTCACCGAGTTTAGTCAGCAAGCCATCGGCAAACAGTTCAAAAGAGCCGATCGCCTAGGCATCCCTTTATGTATAGTAATTGGAGATGATGAGTATCAGGCTCAAACTTGTCGAATCAAGGTTTTAGCTAGTGGCGAACAAATAGATGTGCCCCTAGATAATTTAGTCGAACAGATCCAAAAGCTAATTTGA